In Choristoneura fumiferana chromosome 21, NRCan_CFum_1, whole genome shotgun sequence, a single genomic region encodes these proteins:
- the LOC141439958 gene encoding glutamate receptor ionotropic, NMDA 2B-like yields the protein MQARKVMTLAALSALLWAASAAAAERGGGIKVGGGAAGGARGEGARGGGVRVGGEGLRRARTSPAPPPPRAPSSITAALVVPHKAFGARDYTKAEKAALAKLPRKLKLFSHVRLNVTLSMQGLTPSPMSILDSLCKEFLAVNVSAILYLMNHEQYGRSTASAQYFLQLAGYLGIPVISWNADNSGLEKRASHAALRLQLAPSIEHQTAAMLSILERYKWHQFSVVTSAIAGHDDFIQAVRERVTALQDRFKFTILNAVVVKKPADLNELVTSEARVMLLYATREEAADILSTAGDLHLTSENFVWIVTQSVLGSMQQPNKFPVGMLGVHFDTSSSSLIAEIATAVKVFAYGVDSYVSEPENALHPLGTRLSCSGAGAGEARWATGERFYRHLRNVSVDSEAGRPSIEFTPDGELRAAELKIMNLRPAIGEQLVWEEIGTWNSYPKERLDIKDIVWPGGLHTPPQGVPEKFHMRITFLEEPPYINLAPPDPISGRCSLDRGVICRVAPEVDVAGLEAGTAHRNSSLYQCCSGFCIDLLQQLAEQLGFTYELSRVEDGRWGTLHNSKWNGLIADLVNKRTDMVLTSLIINSDREAVVDFSVPFMETGVAIVVAKRTGIISPTAFLEPFDTASWMLVGAVAIQAATFSIFFFEWLSPSGFDCSTGQNSKRVPQNRFSLCRTYWIVWAVLFQASVHVDSPRGFTARFMTNMWAMFAVVFLAIYTANLAAFMITREEFHELSGLDDPRISRPLAIRPPLKFGTVPWSHTDATLAKYFREPHAYMAQYNRSTVSAGVSGVLTAELDAFIYDGTVLDYLVSQDEDCRLLTVGSWYAMSGYGLAFTRNSKYLSMFNKRLLDLRSNGDLERLRRYWMTGTCKPNKQEHKSSDPLALEQFLSAFLLLMAGILLAALLLLLEHVYFRYMRAHLAASTVGPCCALVSLSMGKSRTGSRLLRSSFCPTRAWSGAVPVGVPAADGRLLAA from the exons ATGCAGGCGCGTAAAGTGATGACGCTAGCGGCGCTGAGCGCGCTGCTCTGGGcggcgtcggcggcggcggcggagcGCGGCGGCGGCATCAAGGTGGGCGGCGGCGcagcgggcggcgcgcgcggcgagggcgcccgcggcggcggcgtgcgcgTCGGCGGCGAGGggctgcggcgcgcgcgcacctcccccgcgccgcccccgccccgcgcgCCCTCTTCCATCACCGCTGCGCTCGTCGTGCCGCACAAGGCCTTCGGTGCACGGGACTACACCAAAGCCGAGAAGGCAGCGCTCGCCAAGTTACCGCGCAAACTCAAACTCTTCTCGCACGTGCGCCTGAACGTTACGCTTTCCATGCAAGGCCTTACGCCTAGTCCTATGT CTATCCTGGACTCGCTATGTAAAGAATTCCTAGCAGTCAACGTGTCTGCTATACTTTATCTTATGAATCATGAACAATACGGGCGCTCTACTGCCTCTGCACAGTATTTTCTACAACTCGCCGGATATCTTGGCATACCG GTCATTTCATGGAATGCAGACAATAGCGGCCTAGAGAAGCGGGCATCGCACGCGGCTTTGCGTCTTCAGCTGGCCCCGTCCATAGAACATCAAACAGCTGCCATGCTATCAATACTAGAGCGATACAAGTGGCATCAATTCAGTGTAGTAACCTCAGCTATTGCTGGTCATGACGATTTTATTCAAGCCGTCCGCGAGAGAGTCACAGCATTGCAA GACCGCTTCAAGTTTACAATATTAAACGCTGTAGTGGTGAAGAAGCCAGCGGACCTGAACGAGCTAGTGACGAGTGAGGCGCGCGTCATGCTGCTGTACGCGACGCGCGAGGAGGCTGCCGACATCCTGTCCACTGCCGGCGACCTCCACCTCACCAGCGAGAATTTCGTCTGGATCGTCACACAAAGTGTGCTCGGCTCGATGCAGCAACCAAATAAATTTCCCGTAGGAATGCTAG GTGTACATTTCGACACCTCAAGTTCATCGCTGATAGCGGAGATAGCGACGGCGGTGAAGGTGTTCGCGTACGGCGTGGATTCGTACGTGTCGGAGCCGGAGAACGCGCTGCACCCGCTCGGCACGCGGCTGTCGtgcagcggcgcgggcgccggcgagGCGCGCTGGGCCACCGGCGAACGCTTCTACCGCCACTTGCGGAACGTCAGCGTGGACAGCGAGGCCGGCCGCCCGAGCATTGAATTCACTCCCGACGGCGAACTGCGGGCCGCCGAGCTTAAGATTATGAACCTGAGACCGGCCATTGGAGAACAG CTGGTATGGGAAGAAATCGGGACGTGGAATTCATATCCAAAAGAACGTCTTGACATCAAAGACATAGTCTGGCCCGGAGGCTTACATACGCCGCCGCAAGGAGTGCCTGAGAAGTTCCACATGCGGATAACATTCTTGGAGGAGCCCCCTTACATAAATCTGGCACCGCCAGATCCAATAAGTGGACGTTGTTCTTTGGATAGAGGAGTCATATGCAGAGTCGCCCCGGAGGTCGACGTAGCAGG GCTGGAAGCGGGAACGGCACACAGAAACAGCTCGCTGTACCAATGCTGCAGCGGTTTTTGCATCGATCTGTTACAACAATTGGCGGAGCAGCTCGGTTTCACGTACGAGCTGTCGCGCGTCGAGGATGGACGTTGGGGCACACTGCACAACAGCAAGTGGAACGGACTTATCGCAGACCTGGTCAACAAAAGGACTGACATG GTCTTAACATCCTTGATAATAAACTCCGACCGGGAAGCCGTAGTGGACTTCAGCGTGCCTTTTATGGAGACCGGCGTGGCGATCGTAGTAGCCAAAAGAACCGGTATCATCTCGCCCACAGCCTTCCTCGAGCCTTTCGACACCGCGTCTTGGATGCTCGTGGGCGCGGTTGCTATTCAGGCCGCAACTTTCTCCATTTTCTTCTTCGAATGGCTATCCCCGAGTGGGTTCGATTGCTCGACAGGCCAAAATTCAAAACGAGTGCCTCAGAACCGGTTCTCGCTCTGTCGAACTTATTGGATTGTTTGGGCTGTCCTTTTCCAG GCATCGGTCCACGTGGATTCGCCGCGCGGATTCACAGCTCGTTTCATGACGAATATGTGGGCTATGTTTGCAGTGGTGTTTCTTGCTATATACACTGCCAACCTAGCAGCGTTCATGATCACCCGAGAAGAGTTTCATGAGCTGAGTGGTCTAGACGATCCCCGTATATCAAGGCCTCTGGCAATTCGCCCTCCGCTTAAGTTCGGAACAGTGCCGTGGTCACACACGGACGCTACATTAGCCAAGTATTTTCGAGAGCCACATGCCTACATGGCGCA atataATCGCAGCACAGTAAGTGCAGGCGTCTCAGGAGTGTTAACAGCAGAACTCGACGCCTTCATATATGATGGCACCGTGCTCGATTATTTGGTATCCCAA GACGAGGACTGCCGGCTTTTGACGGTCGGCTCATGGTACGCCATGTCTGGCTACGGATTAGCATTTACGCGGAATTCAAAATATCTTAGTATGTTTAATAAGAGATTACTCGACTTGCGTTCTAACGGAGACCTTGAAAGATTACGCAG ATACTGGATGACCGGCACGTGCAAGCCCAACAAGCAGGAGCACAAGTCGTCGGACCCGCTGGCGCTGGAGCAGTTCCTGTCGGCGTTCCTGCTGCTGATGGCCGGCATCCTGCTGGcggcgctgctgctgctgctcgAGCACGTGTACTTCCGCTACATGCGCGCGCACCTCGCCGCCTCCACCGTGGGCCCGTGCTGCGCCCTCGTCTCGCTCTCTATGGGTAAGAGCAGAACCGGAAGTCGTCTGCTCCGCTCCAGCTTCTGCCCCACTCGCGCATGGAGCGGAGCAGTTCCTGTCGGCGTTCCTGCTGCTGATGGTCGGTTGCTTGCGGCGTGA